The nucleotide sequence AGCCCGCCCTGGGCGGCCTGCTGGGCTTCGGGGGGGCGGGCCTGACGGGAGGCGTCCTGATCGGCTGGCTGGGCGTGCCGAACCTGCTCGCGGGCGGTGGCTGGGCGCTCCTGGCCCTGCTCGCGGCCTTTCTGGTCACCCTCCAGGTGGTGGGCGACCTCAGCGTAGCGGGCCGAATTCACGTGGCTGCGACCCACCCGGAGCGCGACGTGGCCGATGACCGGCAGGTCAAGCTGACGCTGGCCGCGCTCGGCCTCGCCCTGCTGGGTGTCTGGGGGGTGGCGGAGCGGGCCGTGCACTTCGTGCAGTCGCGTCCCGCTGCGGCCACACCCCTGGCCGTGCCCGACGCTTCCGGCCTGAATTGCCCGCCGCCCACGGACCCGCTCGAGCTCACGCTGTGGCAGGTCACCACCCGGGAGGGGCGGCCCGACCTCTCGTGCGGCAACGCCTTTCTGGGCTTTCTGCACACGCCGAACCCTGGGCCGGCCTTTGGGAACGAACAGCCCACACCGCACGGCGGCTTCGACGGGTTGAGCCGGCAGATCGCCCGGGCGAGGCGCGAGGTGCTGTACGCCGTGATGGAGTGGACGGACGACCCGGGCCGTGGGCCGGGCGCGGTGCTGGCGGGGGGCGTGGCCCGGCTCTACCGCCAGGTTCAGGCAAAGCCAGCGGCCTACCCGGACGGCGTGACCGTTCGCCTCGCACTGGGCAACTTTCCGCTGGTCGCTAACCTCGACTGGGGCTCGCAGGTGTACGCGGCGGCGCGCGACCTGCTGGCCGCCGGTGTGCCCCTGACCGACGAGGCGCGTGGCTGGCGGGTGGAGATCGCGAACTACGCGGGCACCTTTCCGCACAGCCACGCCAAGCTGCTTGTGACGGACGGCACGGACCTCACGGTGATGGGCTTCAACGCGGGGACGCTGCATTTGCCCTCGGCGACGACGGGGGGACACGGCGGCGACCTGCGTGACCTGGGCCTGTGGGTGCGGGGGCCGGTCGCCCGTGACGGCCTGACCGTCTTCGATGACCTGTGGAGCCGCAGCACGGTCCTTGCCTGTGCCCCCGGTGTGACGGCCCGCACCGTCCGCCGGGCCTGTCGCCTCGGCGCCGCCGGTGTTCCCGACCATCCCCAGGGCACCGACCGCCTACCGCTCCAACGTGCTGGTGACGTGCGCGTGTTCAGCCTGTATCGCCGCGCGGGTTTTCCGGCCGCCGACGAAGCCCTGGTGAACCTGCTGGACGCCGCGCGGGAAAACATCGACTTGATGCACGTCAGTTTCAGCATGAACGTGCGCTGCAACCTCGC is from Deinococcus sp. YIM 77859 and encodes:
- a CDS encoding phospholipase D-like domain-containing protein, whose product is MRLLPHHDLRAQGERLALAALAGLLLGALLARGAVSAVLALVPPGQPLLRALAGALGALLSVTLGFALAGALSARALPLTRLGLTRGQARWRAGVAAGATAGLLIVPLGAVMGLAGIYQGGLLGNALGGAQLALLITLACALYGLISGGVLGLLTLRAGLAWQPALGGLLGFGGAGLTGGVLIGWLGVPNLLAGGGWALLALLAAFLVTLQVVGDLSVAGRIHVAATHPERDVADDRQVKLTLAALGLALLGVWGVAERAVHFVQSRPAAATPLAVPDASGLNCPPPTDPLELTLWQVTTREGRPDLSCGNAFLGFLHTPNPGPAFGNEQPTPHGGFDGLSRQIARARREVLYAVMEWTDDPGRGPGAVLAGGVARLYRQVQAKPAAYPDGVTVRLALGNFPLVANLDWGSQVYAAARDLLAAGVPLTDEARGWRVEIANYAGTFPHSHAKLLVTDGTDLTVMGFNAGTLHLPSATTGGHGGDLRDLGLWVRGPVARDGLTVFDDLWSRSTVLACAPGVTARTVRRACRLGAAGVPDHPQGTDRLPLQRAGDVRVFSLYRRAGFPAADEALVNLLDAARENIDLMHVSFSMNVRCNLALLNPRLCTFDDALPWMRALVRAAERGVLVRAILYEHGLLGLENRIALAVLRRELAARGLADRFEARWYPGGLHAKTMLVDGRMLTVGSQNLHYSSWTPRGLNEYTLATSAPAAAAEYARGFAFLWGQSRPAELPGWLADVGRRE